The following DNA comes from Castanea sativa cultivar Marrone di Chiusa Pesio chromosome 10, ASM4071231v1.
ATTAATTGTTGGGCAAGATAATGGAGAATTTGAGGCAAGAGATGAGAGGATGAAGAAATATCTAAACAGAGTCAAAGGGTTGTTAGGCACgtttaaaaatttcaaagtgagaCAAATTCCGAGAGGGTAGAATTCTCATGCTGATTCATTGGCCATGCTAGCCACATCCTTGGGATGGACGGTGATGGTGGAGGATTTGATGAGTTCCAGTCTTGCTGGCGCCCCGGCCTTTGGGATTCACAGCATTCATGTGGGGCCGAGTTGGATGGATCCGATTGTGGCCTTTTTAAGGCATGGTTTGTTACCCGAAGACAAAGtggaagcagaaaaggtacagAGAAGTGCTCCCCGGTATTGGCTGTCCAAGGAGCAGAAGTTGTACAAACGTTCTTACTTGAGGCCATATCTGCTCTGCATACATCCTAAAGCTATTGAGCCCATattggaagagttgcatgagGGAATATATGGAAGTCACACTAGGGGAAGATCATTAGCCCACAGGGCCATGacacaagggtattggtggccaaatatgcaaaaAGCTTCCCAAGAGTATGCAAAGAAGTGTGATCAGTGTCAAAGGTTTGcaccaaacattcatcaaccagggggagtcTTAAATCCATTATCTAGTCCATGGTCGTTTGCTAAATGGGGCTTGGATATCGTCAGACCTTTTCCTCAGGCAATTGGTAATAGAAGATGGCTCCTCGTCGGCACAGAttactttactaagtgggtaAAGGCCGAACCACTAGCTAATATCAGGGACGCAGATGCTAAgaggtttatttggaagaacattgttaCTCGCTTTGGAGTCCCGCATACTCTGATATCCGACAATGGATttcagtttgatagcaaggcttttcGTAGGTAATGTAAGGACATGGGAATAAAGAATAGGTACTCAACAGCGGCTTACCCTCAGGGAAATGGTCAAGCTGAGGCTACAAACAAGGTTATTTTGACTGGGTTAAAGAAGAGATTAGATGATGCTAAAGGAAGGTGGGTAGAGGAGTTGCCTCATGTATTGTGGTCTTGTCGCACTACCCCCTGAAGATCAACTGGcgagacacccttttcaatgacatATGGAATGGAGGCGGTAATCCCTTTGGAGTCAGGCTTCCCCACCTTAAGATCTGACCAATATAATGTTAAGGGCAATCAGGGCATGCTATGCGACAGTTTAGATACTATTGAGGAAAGAAGAGAAGTAGCTAGTGTGAAGATGGGCAGTTACCAACAGAAACTCAAGCAAACATATGATAAAGGAGTGAAGTCGAGGCCCTTAGTGCCAGAAGATTTGGTTTTGAGAAAAGTGGTGGGAACAGCAAAGAATCCTGTCTGGGGCAAGCtagggcccaactgggaaggatcATATAGAATCACGTTTGTAGTAGTTGTGGGGGCTTATCGTTTGGAGGATTTAGATGGAAAAACGGTCTATCGCCCCCTGGAACGTAAACAATTTAcgacgttattattattaaataaaggGCCTTCTTTTATATAAGTTGTAggcttgttttattttattagtctaTGCTTCTTTATTAGCATAATTTACTTTTAAGTATTAAGCTGACCTTAGCCTTGTTCggtcctcgggccacaagtctaagagaaattaacctGATGACAAAGcattttaagtgttaagctgaccttagccttgtttggctcctcggaacacaagtctaagaaaaattaacctGATGACAAAGCGttttaagtgttaagctgaACTTAGTctttgttcggctcctcgggccacaagtctaaggaaaattaacacagCAAAAAAAGCGACAAAGCGttttaagtgttaagctgaccttagctttgttcggctcctcgggccacaagtctaagcgAAATTATCCTGAcgatgaaatggccaagtgttAAATTGAACTTAGTCCTTGtttggctcctcgggccacaggCCTAAGGAAAACTAACACCGCAGAGCGTGCTTCCAAGTGCTAAACTGAATTTAGTCTTTGTTTGGCTCCTCGGCTCACCAGTCTAAGGAAAATTAACGTGAAGGTAAAATCTTCTAAGTGTAAAAGTCAACTTAGTTCatgatcaattttttatatgtgaaaTAGCTTCAATCTTTAGGACTTAGGATGTAATGTTTTGATtagtccttggaatgtaaacaaaAACAAGTAAGCTAATATAAATAAAGTAGAGAGAGCGAAGCAACActagtttgtaaattttataaatattaaagtTCAATACAATGTGAAGGGAAACCAATACTAGTTCATTAAGCccagttataaaataaaaaaaataaacaaaaataaacaaaagggaAGGAAAGAAACCAATAACAGCAATTTTTTAGTAGTCGCGAGGCGAG
Coding sequences within:
- the LOC142612355 gene encoding uncharacterized protein LOC142612355, translated to MGIKNRYSTAAYPQGNGQAEATNKVILTGLKKRLDDAKGRSTGETPFSMTYGMEAVIPLESGFPTLRSDQYNVKGNQGMLCDSLDTIEERREVASVKMGSYQQKLKQTYDKGVKSRPLVPEDLVLRKVVGTAKNPVWGKLGPNWEGSYRITFVVVVGAYRLEDLDGKTVYRPLERKQFTTLLLLNKGPSFI